One Phaseolus vulgaris cultivar G19833 chromosome 2, P. vulgaris v2.0, whole genome shotgun sequence DNA window includes the following coding sequences:
- the LOC137809415 gene encoding probable CCR4-associated factor 1 homolog 11, translating to MERESNNNMTLPPGSVMTRSVWSYNLESEFELIRSIISLYPFISMDTEFPGVIFQSHPAFRQPQNNYAVMKANVDSMHLIQVGLTLSDGHDNLPTFGTSNRFIWEFNFCEFDVTQHPHAPHSIALLRRQGMDFDKNRKFGVSIVRFAELMMFSGLLCNNNIQWIAFHSTYDFGYMVKILSQRFFYMQPFLPTNLCDFLQLVKYFFGYRVYDVKHLIRFCPNLHGGLDKVSNSLGLDNSGRRSHHAGSDSLVTLHAFNKIKTLYFHTKFDLSKHAGVLYGLEMP from the coding sequence ATGGAAAGAGAAAGCAACAACAACATGACTCTTCCTCCCGGTTCTGTGATGACAAGATCAGTGTGGTCTTACAATCTTGAATCGGAGTTCGAGTTGATTCGTTCTATCATTTCCTTATACCCTTTCATCTCTATGGACACGGAGTTCCCCGGTGTCATCTTCCAGTCGCATCCAGCATTCCGACAACCACAAAATAACTACGCAGTGATGAAAGCTAACGTGGACAGTATGCACCTCATTCAAGTTGGTCTCACCCTTTCAGATGGCCACGACAACCTTCCAACCTTTGGAACCTCCAACCGCTTCATTTGGGAATTCAATTTCTGTGAGTTTGATGTGACACAACATCCTCATGCTCCTCACTCCATCGCCCTCCTCCGACGTCAAGGCATGGATTTTGACAAGAATCGAAAGTTTGGAGTGAGCATTGTGCGATTTGCTGAGTTGATGATGTTCTCAGGACTCCTCTGCAACAATAATATTCAGTGGATTGCTTTTCATAGTACCTATGATTTTGGGTACATGGTGAAGATATTGAGCCAACGCTTTTTTTATATGCAACCATTTCTACCTACAAACTTGTGTGACTTTCTTCAACTGGTTAAATACTTCTTTGGATACAGAGTATACGACGTTAAACACCTCATCAGATTTTGTCCAAACCTTCACGGCGGTTTAGACAAAGTTTCTAACTCTCTAGGTTTGGATAATAGTGGCAGAAGAAGTCATCATGCAGGCTCTGATAGCTTAGTCACTCTCCAtgcttttaataaaattaaaactctcTATTTTCATACAAAGTTTGACTTGTCAAAACATGCAGGCGTTCTCTATGGTTTAGAGATGCCTTAA
- the LOC137809849 gene encoding probable CCR4-associated factor 1 homolog 11: MERESNNNMTLPPGSVMTRSVWSYNLESEFELIRSIISLYHFISMDTEFPGVVFQSHPVFRQPQNNYAVMKANVDSMHLIQVGLTLSDGHGNLPTFGTSNRFIWEFNFCEFDVTQHPHAPHSIALLRRQGMDFDRNRKFGVSIVRFAELMMFSGLLCNNNIQWIAFHSTYDFGYMVKILSQRFFYMQSFLPTNLCDFLQLVKYFFGYRVYDVKHLIRFCPNLHGGLDKVSDFLGLDNSGRRSHHAGSDSLVTLHVFNKIKTLYFHTKFDLSKHADVLYGLEMP, from the coding sequence ATGGAAAGAGAAAGCAACAACAACATGACTCTTCCTCCTGGTTCTGTGATGACAAGATCAGTGTGGTCTTACAATCTTGAATCGGAGTTTGAGTTGATTCGTTCTATCATTTCCTTATACCATTTCATCTCTATGGACACAGAGTTCCCCGGTGTTGTCTTCCAGTCGCATCCAGTATTCCGACAACCACAAAATAACTACGCAGTGATGAAAGCTAACGTGGACAGTATGCACCTCATTCAAGTGGGTCTCACCCTTTCAGACGGCCACGGCAACCTTCCAACCTTTGGAACCTCCAACCGCTTCATTTGGGAATTCAATTTCTGCGAGTTTGATGTGACACAACATCCTCATGCTCCTCACTCCATCGCCCTCCTCCGACGTCAAGGCATGGATTTTGACAGGAATCGAAAGTTTGGAGTGAGCATTGTGCGATTTGCTGAGTTGATGATGTTCTCAGGACTCCTTTGCAACAATAATATTCAGTGGATTGCTTTTCATAGTACCTATGATTTTGGGTACATGGTGAAGATATTGAGCCAACGCTTTTTTTATATGCAATCATTTCTACCTACAAACTTGTGTGACTTTCTTCAACTGGTTAAATACTTCTTTGGATACAGAGTATACGACGTTAAACACCTCATCAGATTTTGTCCAAACCTTCACGGCGGTTTAGACAAAGTTTCTGACTTTCTAGGTTTGGATAATAGTGGCAGAAGAAGTCATCATGCAGGCTCTGATAGCTTAGTCACTCtccatgtttttaataaaattaaaactctcTATTTTCATACAAAGTTTGACTTATCAAAACATGCAGACGTTCTCTATGGTTTAGAGATGCcttaa